One genomic window of Bradyrhizobium sp. B124 includes the following:
- a CDS encoding OmpA family protein, producing MGAPTRPAGPSAPGVVPGSAAATPPPGNAQYAPPTVSSAFRTAPTVAAPLPPAPRHDNVSPLAIGAAVGVGVVAGAIIGGTIADLHNQRQEVVEDGRTIYTEPDRIIIRDPGGQAYVRGDDVYRFRYGARDIRTETIGGETRTIVVRPDGSEIITVVGPDGQMLRRIRRDPGGRELVIIDNSYRDPGAVGGFYVDLPPPVVRIPYDRYIVESDSAAPDVIYDTMEAPPVDRIARRYSLDEIRYSPNVRMLMPSIDVNSINFDSGSWQIPPDQAAKLQAIADGLNRAIQRNPREVFLIEGHTDATGNDTDNLSLSDRRAQSAAELLTQQFGVPAENLTSQGYGSQYLKEQTDGPSRINRRVTVRRITPLLNGGTASAAPPPR from the coding sequence ATGGGCGCCCCCACGCGTCCGGCCGGCCCCTCGGCGCCGGGTGTCGTGCCCGGCTCGGCGGCCGCAACGCCCCCGCCCGGCAACGCGCAATATGCCCCACCGACGGTTTCCTCGGCTTTCCGGACCGCGCCGACCGTCGCCGCGCCGCTTCCGCCGGCTCCGCGGCATGACAACGTCTCGCCGCTCGCGATCGGTGCCGCCGTCGGCGTCGGCGTGGTGGCCGGTGCGATCATCGGCGGGACCATCGCCGACCTGCACAACCAGCGGCAGGAAGTCGTCGAAGACGGCCGCACCATCTACACCGAGCCGGACCGCATCATCATCCGCGATCCGGGTGGACAGGCCTATGTGCGCGGCGACGACGTCTATCGCTTCCGCTATGGCGCGCGCGACATTCGCACCGAGACGATCGGCGGCGAGACTCGCACCATCGTGGTTCGTCCCGACGGCAGCGAGATCATCACCGTGGTCGGTCCCGATGGCCAGATGCTGCGCCGGATCCGCAGGGATCCCGGTGGCCGCGAGCTCGTCATCATCGACAACAGCTATCGCGATCCGGGCGCGGTCGGCGGCTTCTATGTCGACCTGCCTCCGCCGGTGGTCCGCATCCCCTATGATCGCTACATCGTCGAGTCCGACAGCGCGGCGCCGGACGTGATCTACGACACCATGGAGGCCCCGCCGGTGGATCGGATCGCGCGACGCTATTCGCTCGACGAAATCCGCTACAGCCCGAACGTCCGCATGCTGATGCCGTCGATCGACGTCAACAGCATCAACTTCGACTCCGGCTCCTGGCAGATCCCGCCGGATCAGGCGGCGAAGCTGCAGGCGATCGCCGACGGCCTCAACCGGGCCATCCAGCGCAATCCGCGCGAGGTGTTCCTGATCGAAGGCCACACGGATGCGACCGGCAACGACACCGACAATCTGTCGCTGTCCGACCGCCGTGCGCAGTCCGCCGCCGAGCTGCTGACGCAGCAATTCGGCGTGCCGGCGGAAAACCTGACCTCGCAGGGTTACGGCTCGCAATATCTGAAGGAGCAGACCGACGGACCGAGCCGTATCAACCGGCGCGTCACCGTCCGCCGCATCACCCCGCTGCTCAACGGCGGCACCGCCTCCGCCGCGCCGCCGCCGCGCTGA
- a CDS encoding nuclear transport factor 2 family protein: MPSLETLQAFADTVESNDHVGAIRNFYTADARTQENDGEWRVGREALAAREAAVLAAVTSVKTTRLGPLLLDGDHSAICWRFEFTGKDGKVRRMEEVAWQTWRGEELVEERFFYDPQQMAR; this comes from the coding sequence ATGCCCTCGCTCGAGACGCTGCAAGCCTTCGCCGACACGGTCGAATCCAACGACCATGTCGGCGCGATCAGGAATTTCTATACCGCCGATGCCCGCACCCAGGAGAACGACGGCGAATGGCGCGTCGGCCGCGAGGCGCTGGCGGCGCGCGAGGCAGCGGTGCTGGCCGCGGTCACCAGTGTGAAGACCACGCGGCTCGGACCGCTGTTGCTCGACGGCGATCATTCGGCGATCTGCTGGCGCTTCGAATTCACCGGCAAGGACGGCAAGGTCCGCCGCATGGAGGAGGTCGCCTGGCAGACCTGGCGCGGCGAGGAACTGGTCGAGGAGCGCTTCTTCTACGACCCGCAGCAGATGGCGCGCTGA
- a CDS encoding TetR/AcrR family transcriptional regulator, with product MATQAERREKTRAAIVKAARRIFGERGFAAATMDDIASGARVAKGAVYHHFATKEAVFEAVFDQVSMDLVADLDRISRAENDPLAAMAAGTQGYFAACSKGPTGQIILRDGPAVLGWERWREIDAKHFGGKFPRALTAAMDAGVIAKQPVEPLARLLLGAVTEAAVAVSAGPDTGKTGTDYARAFRSLLDALRAK from the coding sequence ATGGCAACCCAGGCCGAACGGCGCGAGAAGACCAGAGCCGCGATCGTCAAGGCGGCGCGGCGCATTTTTGGCGAGCGCGGCTTTGCGGCGGCGACGATGGATGACATCGCCAGCGGGGCGCGCGTCGCCAAGGGCGCGGTCTATCATCACTTCGCGACCAAGGAGGCGGTGTTCGAGGCGGTGTTCGACCAGGTCTCGATGGACCTCGTCGCCGATCTCGACCGCATCTCGCGCGCCGAGAACGATCCGCTCGCGGCGATGGCGGCGGGAACGCAGGGCTATTTCGCGGCATGTTCAAAAGGCCCGACCGGCCAGATCATCTTGCGCGATGGCCCGGCCGTGCTCGGCTGGGAACGCTGGCGCGAGATCGACGCCAAGCATTTCGGCGGCAAATTTCCGCGCGCGTTGACCGCCGCGATGGATGCCGGCGTGATCGCCAAGCAGCCGGTCGAGCCCCTGGCGCGGCTGCTGCTCGGCGCGGTGACGGAAGCCGCGGTCGCGGTCTCCGCGGGGCCCGACACCGGCAAGACCGGCACGGATTACGCGCGCGCGTTCCGTTCGCTGCTCGATGCGCTCAGGGCGAAATGA
- a CDS encoding VOC family protein, whose amino-acid sequence MIDPIGFSVSDYERAKTFYQTALAPLGYGLIMEVPAEVTGHAPAAGFGANGKPDFWIGGEGAMNKPVHIAIIAKDRATVDAFYKAAMAAGGRDNGAPGIRAHYHPNYYGGFVLDPDGHNIEAVCHTPG is encoded by the coding sequence ATGATCGACCCTATCGGCTTTTCGGTCTCCGACTACGAACGCGCGAAGACGTTCTACCAGACGGCGCTGGCGCCGCTCGGTTACGGCCTGATCATGGAAGTGCCCGCGGAAGTGACCGGCCACGCGCCTGCGGCGGGCTTCGGCGCCAACGGCAAGCCGGACTTCTGGATCGGCGGCGAAGGCGCGATGAACAAGCCGGTGCATATCGCGATCATAGCCAAGGACCGCGCCACCGTCGACGCCTTCTACAAGGCTGCGATGGCGGCCGGCGGCCGCGACAACGGCGCGCCCGGCATTCGCGCGCATTATCACCCGAACTATTACGGCGGGTTCGTGCTCGATCCCGACGGCCACAACATCGAGGCGGTCTGCCACACGCCCGGATAA